Proteins from a single region of Haloarchaeobius amylolyticus:
- a CDS encoding aminopeptidase: MDERVREHARILVEKCTDIQQGDCVAINAPAEAEDLAVAIAERLGEKGAHPTTNVSLPAVQRAYMLAADEDDFETPAHIQAMAENTDAFISVKGSQNMFETSDVPPAKNQARAKHMKPIQEAYMDSKWVVTQYPCAGDAQKAEMSTPAYEDFVWGAINKDWDEQHEFQENMVEILDDASEVRIVSGETTDVTMSVAGNHAINDTAENNMPGGEVFTAPVPDSVEGEVLFDKPLMAQGREVTGVWLKFEEGEVVEHSAEKNEEVLTAQLNTDEGSKRLGELGIGMNRDIDRFTYNMLFDEKMGDTVHMAIGRAYEENVGEDNEQNQSVVHTDMIVDMSEDSFIEVDGEVVQRNGTFRFEDGFEG; this comes from the coding sequence ATGGACGAACGAGTGCGTGAACACGCACGGATTCTCGTCGAGAAGTGCACCGACATCCAGCAGGGCGACTGCGTCGCCATCAACGCGCCGGCCGAGGCCGAGGACCTCGCCGTCGCCATCGCGGAGCGCCTCGGCGAGAAGGGCGCCCACCCGACGACCAACGTCAGCCTCCCGGCCGTCCAGCGTGCCTACATGCTCGCGGCCGACGAGGACGACTTCGAGACGCCCGCCCACATCCAGGCGATGGCGGAGAACACGGACGCCTTCATCTCGGTCAAGGGCTCCCAGAACATGTTCGAGACGAGCGACGTGCCCCCGGCGAAGAACCAGGCCCGCGCGAAGCACATGAAGCCCATCCAGGAGGCCTACATGGACTCGAAGTGGGTCGTCACGCAGTACCCCTGCGCCGGCGACGCCCAGAAGGCCGAGATGAGTACTCCGGCGTACGAGGACTTCGTCTGGGGCGCCATCAACAAGGACTGGGACGAACAGCACGAGTTCCAGGAGAACATGGTCGAGATCCTCGACGACGCCTCGGAGGTCCGCATCGTCTCCGGCGAGACCACCGACGTCACGATGTCCGTCGCGGGCAACCACGCCATCAACGACACCGCCGAGAACAACATGCCCGGCGGCGAGGTGTTCACCGCTCCCGTCCCCGACAGCGTCGAGGGCGAGGTGCTGTTCGACAAGCCGCTGATGGCCCAGGGCCGCGAGGTCACCGGTGTCTGGCTCAAGTTCGAGGAGGGCGAGGTCGTCGAGCACTCCGCCGAGAAGAACGAGGAGGTCCTGACCGCCCAGCTGAACACCGACGAGGGTTCGAAGCGCCTCGGCGAACTGGGCATCGGGATGAACCGCGACATCGACCGGTTCACCTACAACATGCTGTTCGACGAGAAGATGGGCGACACCGTCCACATGGCCATCGGACGCGCCTACGAGGAGAACGTCGGCGAGGACAACGAGCAGAACCAGTCCGTCGTCCACACCGACATGATCGTGGACATGAGCGAGGACTCGTTCATCGAGGTCGACGGGGAAGTCGTACAGCGCAACGGGACGTTCAGGTTCGAAGACGGGTTCGAGGGGTAG
- a CDS encoding HalX domain-containing protein has product MAENDGEGAGSSSDGLEVLVVDDESRLADLFAAWLTSEYNVEAAYDGESALELMEESVEIVLLDRRMPGLSGDEVLERIREEGYDCRVVMVTAVDPDFDIIEMGFDDYLVKPVSKDELLEVVENVTSRSDYESDIQEYYSLVSKKSLLESEKSERELEDNEEYAELCARVDELRDRVDDAVSGMHDHDDFVGAFQDLPGGS; this is encoded by the coding sequence GTGGCAGAAAACGACGGTGAAGGGGCTGGAAGCTCATCGGACGGCCTCGAGGTGCTCGTCGTCGACGACGAGTCACGACTGGCGGACCTCTTCGCGGCGTGGCTCACGAGCGAGTACAACGTCGAAGCGGCGTACGACGGAGAGTCCGCACTCGAACTGATGGAAGAGTCGGTGGAGATCGTCCTGCTGGACCGCCGGATGCCCGGCCTCTCCGGCGACGAGGTGCTCGAACGTATCCGCGAGGAGGGCTACGACTGTCGCGTCGTGATGGTCACGGCCGTCGACCCGGACTTCGACATCATCGAGATGGGCTTCGACGACTACCTCGTCAAGCCCGTCTCGAAGGACGAACTGCTCGAAGTCGTCGAGAACGTCACCTCCCGGTCGGACTACGAGAGCGACATCCAGGAGTACTACTCGCTCGTCTCGAAGAAGTCGCTGCTCGAATCCGAGAAGTCCGAGCGCGAACTCGAGGACAACGAGGAGTACGCCGAACTCTGCGCCCGCGTCGACGAACTCCGCGACAGGGTCGACGACGCGGTCTCCGGAATGCATGACCACGACGACTTCGTCGGGGCGTTTCAGGACCTTCCGGGCGGCAGTTAG
- a CDS encoding hybrid sensor histidine kinase/response regulator: MSTTNTVLVISNDAELRQRLAAPLEWSYPNVDVLTAAGFDGIIDHLDDGSLDCIVTDDTTAMDSPAIFQATRERHPDLPLLVLSEYHTQRGDGVAVMEVVDFLDEIGTAGSDDAFAGWVANSVVRSPRDGSPPGGSRPEDIVRDVKRSLVDASSPMDIEEAVCEQLTLGGRYQFAWVGEYDRGERQVVPWVAASETGDWPISMTFPVGRSGRQSVIDRALRSRELQVVNDIPGHEASVPWRATATERDCNAVAIAPLAYEDELYGILGVYSNDSDGFDEMEVSAVREIASSVSHVLDTIAIRGRIDQQERVLRRYERLVETVGDGMYVLDSDGHFMTVNDAMLSMTGYSREGLLGEHISIILDDESVEAGAESIRRMVRDRRMEGETQEVTVQTKDGRTYPGEVQVALLPFEDGEFRGSVGAIRDITERKKREQELQRQNERLDAFASIVSHDLRNPLGVSQGYLDLVEEQTDESVAEYIGHVEDGLARMEDIIADVLAIARQGQTVTETEPTDLEDIVREAWSNVDTKEATLAVTDSMRIAVDRSRLLRALENLFRNAVEHGGRTVAIEVGLLSPTGGDGSVAGDDLAIDGTGGFEFPEGEQPEEPDITRPAGFYVADDGEGMPAEIRENAFDSAFTTSEEGLGIGLWVVREVASAHGWTTTVVESAEGGARFEFSDVKPA, from the coding sequence ATGAGCACAACGAACACCGTCCTCGTCATCAGTAACGACGCCGAGTTGCGCCAGCGTCTCGCAGCCCCGCTGGAGTGGTCCTACCCCAACGTCGACGTGCTGACGGCGGCGGGCTTCGACGGTATCATCGACCACCTCGACGACGGCTCGCTCGACTGCATCGTCACCGACGACACGACCGCGATGGACTCCCCGGCCATCTTCCAGGCGACGCGCGAACGGCACCCCGACCTCCCCCTGCTCGTCCTCTCCGAGTACCACACCCAGCGAGGGGACGGCGTCGCCGTCATGGAGGTCGTCGACTTCCTCGACGAGATCGGGACGGCCGGCTCCGACGACGCCTTCGCCGGCTGGGTCGCCAACTCGGTGGTCCGCAGTCCCCGCGACGGCTCCCCGCCGGGGGGCAGTCGCCCCGAGGACATCGTCCGCGACGTGAAGCGGTCGCTGGTCGACGCCTCCTCGCCGATGGACATCGAGGAGGCGGTCTGCGAGCAGCTCACGCTCGGCGGTCGGTACCAGTTCGCCTGGGTCGGCGAGTACGACCGCGGCGAGCGACAGGTCGTCCCGTGGGTCGCCGCGAGCGAGACCGGCGACTGGCCCATCAGCATGACCTTCCCGGTCGGGCGCTCCGGCCGCCAGTCGGTCATCGACCGGGCACTGCGCAGCCGCGAGCTGCAGGTCGTCAACGACATCCCGGGCCACGAGGCGTCGGTCCCGTGGCGGGCGACCGCCACCGAGCGCGACTGCAACGCGGTCGCCATCGCCCCGCTCGCGTACGAGGACGAACTGTACGGCATCCTCGGCGTCTACTCGAACGACTCCGACGGGTTCGACGAGATGGAGGTGAGCGCCGTCCGCGAGATCGCGAGCAGCGTCTCGCACGTCCTCGACACCATCGCCATCCGCGGCCGCATCGACCAGCAAGAGCGCGTCCTCAGGCGGTACGAGCGGCTCGTCGAGACCGTCGGCGACGGGATGTACGTGCTCGACTCCGACGGGCACTTCATGACGGTCAACGACGCGATGCTGTCGATGACGGGCTACTCGCGGGAGGGCCTGCTCGGCGAGCACATCTCCATCATCCTCGACGACGAGTCCGTCGAGGCCGGGGCGGAGAGCATCCGCCGGATGGTCCGTGACCGCCGCATGGAGGGCGAGACCCAGGAGGTCACCGTCCAGACCAAGGACGGCCGGACCTACCCCGGCGAGGTGCAGGTCGCACTCCTGCCCTTCGAGGACGGCGAGTTCCGCGGCAGCGTCGGCGCCATCCGGGACATCACGGAACGGAAGAAGCGCGAGCAGGAACTCCAGCGCCAGAACGAACGCCTCGACGCCTTCGCCAGCATCGTCAGTCACGACCTGCGCAACCCCCTCGGGGTCTCACAGGGCTACCTCGACCTGGTCGAAGAGCAGACCGACGAGTCGGTCGCGGAGTACATCGGCCACGTCGAGGACGGCCTCGCACGCATGGAAGACATCATCGCCGACGTGCTCGCCATCGCCCGGCAGGGACAGACCGTCACCGAGACCGAGCCGACCGACCTCGAGGACATCGTCCGCGAGGCGTGGTCGAACGTCGACACGAAGGAGGCGACGCTCGCGGTCACCGACTCCATGCGCATCGCGGTCGACCGGTCGCGGCTCCTGCGCGCGCTCGAGAACCTGTTCCGGAACGCGGTCGAACACGGCGGCAGGACCGTCGCCATCGAGGTGGGCCTGCTGTCACCGACCGGTGGCGATGGCTCGGTTGCAGGCGACGACCTGGCCATCGACGGCACCGGCGGGTTCGAGTTCCCCGAGGGGGAGCAACCGGAGGAACCGGACATCACCCGACCGGCGGGCTTCTACGTCGCCGACGACGGCGAGGGGATGCCCGCGGAGATACGGGAAAACGCGTTCGACTCGGCGTTCACGACGTCGGAGGAGGGCCTCGGTATCGGGCTGTGGGTGGTGCGAGAAGTAGCGAGCGCTCACGGCTGGACGACCACGGTGGTCGAGAGTGCGGAGGGGGGAGCTCGGTTCGAGTTCTCGGACGTGAAACCGGCCTAA
- a CDS encoding long-chain fatty acid--CoA ligase produces the protein MPGATAQTLRPFLWRAEKLFSDREVVSRTHEGIVRYDYDEYADRVAQLAGALDDLGVEEGERVGTFCWNHHRHFETYFGIPNMGAQLHTINPLLPDHHIEYIVENADDRVLFVDQSLLPKLEEPAQSDAFDGVKQFVVMGSEVPDTSLDPVVDYESFIEDQPTDYDWPQVDEDAPAGMCYTSGTTGDPKGVEYTQQMLWAHTMATLPDSGIGIDADEVVMPVVPMFHVNAWGMPFSTTAAGAKHVYPGPSPDPADLAQLIEEEEVTLTAGVPTVWLGLLEYAKDNEVDLSSLERIIIGGSAAPKSVIKTFDQQYDVEVVHAWGMTEMAPIGTVAHLKPEMEDWPAEKKYEKQAKQGLLVPGLEMQVIDENGEEVPHNGEDFGELWVRGPWVTTEYFERPEANEEDFVEDPDGTWLKTGDVVTVDEEGYIQIVDRAKDVIKSGGEWISSVELENALMANDDVAEATVIGIPHERWQERPVAFVVPSEGADTEALQQDLLESIQSEYPKWWVPDDVVYIEEVPKTATGKFNKKVLREQYGDERDLVEGKAPEEAAPEGDDD, from the coding sequence ATGCCTGGCGCAACAGCCCAGACGCTCCGACCGTTCCTGTGGCGTGCCGAGAAACTGTTCTCCGACCGGGAGGTCGTCTCGCGGACCCACGAGGGCATCGTCCGCTACGACTACGACGAGTACGCCGACCGCGTCGCCCAGCTGGCGGGGGCGCTGGACGACCTCGGGGTCGAGGAGGGCGAGCGCGTCGGCACCTTCTGTTGGAACCACCACCGGCACTTCGAGACGTACTTCGGCATCCCGAACATGGGGGCGCAACTGCACACCATCAACCCGCTCCTGCCGGACCACCACATCGAGTACATCGTCGAGAACGCCGACGACCGCGTCCTGTTCGTCGACCAGTCGCTCCTCCCCAAACTGGAGGAACCCGCACAGTCCGACGCCTTCGACGGGGTGAAGCAGTTCGTCGTGATGGGCAGCGAGGTACCAGACACCTCGCTCGACCCCGTGGTGGACTACGAGTCGTTCATCGAGGACCAGCCGACCGACTACGACTGGCCGCAGGTCGACGAGGACGCCCCGGCCGGGATGTGCTACACCTCCGGGACGACGGGCGACCCGAAGGGCGTCGAGTACACCCAGCAGATGCTGTGGGCGCACACGATGGCGACCCTGCCGGACTCCGGCATCGGCATCGACGCCGACGAGGTCGTCATGCCGGTCGTCCCGATGTTCCACGTCAACGCGTGGGGCATGCCGTTCTCGACCACGGCGGCGGGCGCGAAACACGTCTACCCGGGGCCGTCGCCGGACCCGGCAGACCTCGCCCAGCTCATCGAGGAGGAGGAGGTCACGCTCACGGCGGGTGTCCCGACGGTCTGGCTCGGCCTGCTGGAGTACGCGAAAGACAACGAGGTCGACCTCTCCTCGCTCGAACGCATCATCATCGGGGGGTCGGCCGCGCCGAAGTCCGTCATCAAGACGTTCGACCAGCAGTACGACGTGGAGGTCGTCCACGCGTGGGGCATGACCGAGATGGCCCCCATCGGCACCGTCGCCCACCTCAAGCCCGAGATGGAGGACTGGCCCGCCGAGAAGAAGTACGAGAAGCAGGCCAAGCAGGGCCTCCTGGTACCCGGCCTGGAGATGCAGGTCATCGACGAGAACGGCGAGGAGGTCCCGCACAACGGCGAGGACTTCGGCGAGCTCTGGGTCCGCGGGCCGTGGGTGACGACCGAGTACTTCGAGCGCCCCGAGGCGAACGAGGAGGACTTCGTCGAGGACCCCGACGGCACGTGGCTGAAGACCGGCGACGTGGTCACCGTCGACGAGGAGGGCTACATCCAGATCGTCGACCGCGCCAAGGACGTCATCAAGTCCGGCGGCGAGTGGATCTCCAGCGTCGAACTGGAGAACGCGCTGATGGCCAACGACGATGTGGCCGAGGCGACCGTCATCGGCATCCCCCACGAACGCTGGCAGGAGCGCCCCGTCGCGTTCGTCGTCCCCTCGGAGGGCGCGGACACCGAGGCGCTGCAGCAGGACCTGCTCGAGTCCATCCAGTCCGAGTACCCGAAGTGGTGGGTCCCGGACGACGTGGTGTACATCGAGGAGGTCCCGAAGACCGCGACCGGGAAGTTCAACAAGAAGGTGCTGCGCGAGCAGTACGGTGACGAGAGGGACCTCGTCGAGGGCAAGGCGCCCGAGGAGGCCGCGCCCGAAGGCGACGACGACTGA
- a CDS encoding acyl-CoA dehydrogenase family protein: MDLLDDSIVPEDALDIKQEAREFAAEHIEPNAQEYFQSGEYPTDILEAGQEAGLVAQDIPEEYGGRGLSLPQILAITEEFYRADAGIALTLQLASFGCEITYEYGNEEQKEQYIRPVAEGEQLSGLAVSEPETGSDLAGMQTTAEKEGDEYVLNGEKYWIGNGVEADWVTVYARTGDNPDNRYGNHSMFIVPTDTDGYEAEHIPEKMGFRASKQAHITFDDCRIPEENLIGYEGNGFMMLAEFFNHGRVVVAGHGLGLAAAAIEEAWDFVHDREEFGRKVSDFQSVQHDLADMLIEFESARSLTWRACEKVESGQNAGYWAAMAKTKATETATHNAEKGMQLHGGRSVLDERRIARVYRDVRIPVIYEGANAIQRNLVYRQA, translated from the coding sequence ATGGACCTTCTCGACGACTCCATCGTCCCCGAGGACGCGCTCGACATCAAGCAGGAAGCCCGCGAGTTCGCGGCCGAGCACATCGAACCCAACGCCCAGGAGTACTTCCAGTCGGGCGAGTACCCGACCGACATCCTCGAGGCCGGGCAGGAGGCGGGGCTGGTCGCCCAGGACATCCCCGAGGAGTACGGCGGCCGCGGCCTCTCGCTCCCGCAGATCCTCGCCATCACCGAGGAGTTCTACCGCGCCGACGCCGGCATCGCGCTCACGCTCCAGCTGGCGAGCTTCGGCTGCGAGATAACCTACGAGTACGGCAACGAGGAGCAGAAAGAGCAGTACATCCGACCGGTCGCGGAGGGCGAACAGCTCTCGGGGCTCGCGGTCTCCGAACCCGAGACGGGGAGCGACCTCGCCGGCATGCAGACCACCGCCGAGAAAGAGGGCGACGAGTACGTCCTCAACGGCGAGAAGTACTGGATCGGCAACGGCGTCGAGGCCGACTGGGTGACCGTCTACGCCCGGACCGGTGACAACCCGGACAACCGCTACGGGAACCACTCGATGTTCATCGTCCCGACCGACACCGACGGGTACGAGGCCGAGCACATCCCCGAGAAGATGGGCTTCCGGGCGTCCAAGCAGGCCCACATCACCTTCGACGACTGCCGCATCCCCGAGGAGAACCTCATCGGCTACGAGGGCAACGGCTTCATGATGCTCGCCGAGTTCTTCAACCACGGTCGGGTCGTCGTCGCCGGCCACGGCCTCGGCCTCGCCGCGGCCGCCATCGAGGAGGCGTGGGACTTCGTCCACGACCGCGAGGAGTTCGGGCGCAAGGTCAGCGACTTCCAGTCGGTCCAGCACGACCTCGCCGACATGCTCATCGAGTTCGAGTCCGCGCGGTCGCTCACCTGGCGGGCCTGCGAGAAGGTCGAGTCCGGCCAGAACGCGGGCTACTGGGCGGCGATGGCCAAGACGAAGGCGACCGAGACGGCGACCCACAACGCCGAGAAGGGCATGCAACTCCACGGCGGCCGGTCCGTCCTCGACGAGCGTCGCATCGCCCGGGTCTACCGCGACGTGCGCATCCCGGTCATCTACGAGGGCGCCAACGCCATCCAGCGCAACCTCGTCTACCGCCAGGCCTGA
- a CDS encoding creatininase family protein, whose product MYLADQTWPDLGEYVAEESVAVVPLGSTEQHGPHLPLSTDHTIAEGLAREAADRTGFLCTPTIDIGVSTHHLQFHGTMSVDPPQFRDYVESFSRNLTRHGIDRIVYVNAHGGNMQHLREVGRRLREDRDAYAVEWMWDESIPDLVDDLFEHNGPHGGPKETAMMLHLDPEHVKADKLAEARDGGRVHLEDGDPTIHGARNYYDAIDNSPNGVFGDQTDATAEKGEELFEAATEQLVALLEWLDEKPFDDLMAKPHVDPQPGSRRE is encoded by the coding sequence ATGTACCTCGCAGACCAGACCTGGCCGGACCTCGGTGAGTACGTCGCCGAAGAGTCCGTCGCCGTGGTCCCGCTCGGTTCGACCGAACAGCACGGCCCGCACCTCCCGCTGAGCACCGACCACACGATAGCCGAGGGGCTCGCCCGCGAGGCTGCCGACCGAACCGGCTTCCTCTGTACGCCCACCATCGACATCGGCGTCAGCACCCACCACCTGCAGTTCCACGGGACGATGTCGGTCGACCCGCCCCAGTTCCGCGACTACGTCGAGAGCTTCTCGCGCAACCTCACCCGCCACGGCATCGACCGCATCGTCTACGTCAACGCCCACGGCGGCAACATGCAGCACCTGCGCGAGGTCGGCCGTCGGCTCCGGGAGGACCGCGACGCCTACGCGGTCGAGTGGATGTGGGACGAGTCCATCCCGGACCTCGTGGACGACCTGTTCGAGCACAACGGCCCCCACGGCGGGCCGAAGGAGACCGCGATGATGCTCCACCTCGACCCGGAGCACGTGAAGGCGGACAAACTGGCGGAGGCGCGCGACGGCGGGCGGGTCCACCTCGAAGACGGCGACCCGACCATCCACGGCGCCCGGAACTACTACGACGCCATCGACAACTCCCCGAACGGGGTGTTCGGCGACCAGACCGACGCCACCGCCGAGAAGGGCGAGGAACTGTTCGAGGCCGCCACCGAGCAACTGGTCGCGCTGCTCGAGTGGCTCGACGAGAAGCCCTTCGACGACCTGATGGCGAAACCCCACGTCGACCCGCAACCCGGCAGCCGTCGGGAGTGA
- a CDS encoding zinc ribbon domain-containing protein: MVSEGGNDPRDAPTCEDCGASVGRDDNFCTTCGAALAGGSRAQPTDDWAWGLDGDGAGAGPEFGSATWDDEGGDADPVGEWEDSTAGEPAGDPQPEGSTTTPPRPPDSEDSAETPDAAASTASSPRDDDLAKWQKRCPDCGAVLVSQAVKCTNCGATQPDAASGTPDTGRESTSTTRDWPHADARPDESLGTGSGPGESRHVTDAGKGEVQYERERARDRNRGQTRADQPAPEPRDAPREHEASAYPDRGRRDRGSRPRRPPDRSEHWIEDIGREPPAEGWGGKLAGAGKPGQKQRSVQRGERPFEPEPPSENWWLGVLLPASLTLLGLFVGLSQQPDLLAQGYLPWTGDAFGVFEVAAALTPTLAPFALYFDRKFLRQTTGWLPSKAFFLVAVPYLNLLVTAIYLWKRDRYVDTL, encoded by the coding sequence ATGGTTTCCGAGGGTGGGAACGACCCGCGAGACGCGCCGACATGCGAGGACTGTGGCGCGTCGGTCGGCCGCGACGACAACTTCTGTACGACCTGTGGGGCTGCACTCGCCGGGGGGAGTCGTGCCCAGCCGACCGACGACTGGGCCTGGGGCCTCGACGGCGACGGAGCCGGGGCCGGCCCCGAGTTCGGGTCGGCGACCTGGGACGACGAGGGTGGAGACGCGGACCCGGTGGGAGAGTGGGAGGATTCGACCGCCGGAGAGCCGGCCGGCGACCCACAGCCGGAGGGGTCCACCACCACCCCGCCACGACCGCCGGATTCCGAGGACAGCGCCGAGACTCCTGACGCGGCAGCCAGCACGGCGAGTTCGCCCCGCGACGACGACCTCGCGAAGTGGCAGAAACGCTGCCCGGACTGCGGCGCCGTCCTCGTCTCGCAGGCCGTCAAGTGCACGAACTGCGGTGCGACACAGCCCGACGCAGCGTCGGGGACGCCGGACACCGGCCGGGAATCAACCTCGACGACCCGCGACTGGCCCCACGCCGACGCCCGTCCCGACGAGTCGTTGGGCACCGGTTCCGGGCCCGGTGAGTCCCGGCACGTCACCGACGCGGGCAAGGGCGAGGTCCAGTACGAGCGCGAGCGGGCCCGGGACCGGAACAGGGGACAGACCCGGGCCGACCAGCCCGCACCCGAACCGCGGGACGCCCCCCGCGAACACGAGGCGTCGGCGTACCCGGACCGGGGCCGGCGCGACCGCGGGAGCCGACCCCGGCGACCGCCGGACCGGTCCGAGCACTGGATCGAGGACATCGGTCGAGAGCCGCCGGCCGAGGGCTGGGGCGGGAAGCTCGCGGGGGCGGGCAAACCCGGCCAGAAGCAGCGGTCTGTCCAGCGCGGCGAGCGCCCCTTCGAGCCCGAGCCCCCGAGCGAGAACTGGTGGCTCGGCGTGTTGCTCCCGGCCAGCCTGACCCTCCTCGGGCTGTTCGTCGGCCTCTCCCAGCAGCCCGACCTGCTGGCGCAGGGCTACCTGCCGTGGACCGGCGACGCCTTCGGCGTCTTCGAGGTCGCCGCGGCCCTCACCCCGACGCTGGCCCCCTTCGCGCTCTACTTCGACCGGAAGTTCCTGCGCCAGACCACGGGCTGGCTCCCCTCGAAGGCGTTCTTCCTCGTGGCGGTCCCGTACCTGAACCTGCTCGTGACCGCCATCTACCTCTGGAAGCGCGACCGGTACGTCGACACGCTCTGA
- a CDS encoding DICT sensory domain-containing protein: protein MTLLDIVDRVRQREKTLTLFNLPPGSSLDTRLASFFADQNVRVEVDDTSAEAPCFATLTDPDTLYAAVDASDLLDLLDGPAAGPDDLGIDDSAHAALLAPLKETTFTSYDHENLMQVTREIEDRAFRVGEGTLSAGFQQLSNFDHQTDVYRRLATTDLDLHVFGEPDGHEDVEGVTAHGLDTEEIRKTWFVVFDGGGRDELKSALLAVDRGNGTFFGTWSYDPALVDEVSEYLLAHTDHVTP, encoded by the coding sequence GCCACCCGGGTCCTCGCTGGACACCCGGCTCGCGTCGTTCTTCGCCGACCAGAACGTCCGCGTCGAGGTCGACGACACCTCGGCTGAGGCACCGTGCTTCGCCACGCTGACCGACCCCGACACCCTCTACGCGGCGGTCGACGCGAGCGACCTGCTCGACCTGCTGGACGGCCCGGCGGCCGGCCCGGACGACCTCGGCATCGACGATTCGGCCCACGCCGCCCTCCTCGCGCCGCTCAAGGAGACGACGTTCACCAGCTACGACCACGAGAACCTGATGCAGGTCACCCGCGAGATCGAGGACCGCGCGTTCCGCGTCGGCGAGGGGACGCTCTCGGCGGGCTTCCAGCAGCTCTCGAACTTCGACCACCAGACCGACGTCTACCGACGCCTCGCGACGACCGACCTCGACCTGCACGTCTTCGGCGAGCCCGACGGCCACGAGGACGTCGAGGGCGTGACGGCCCACGGCCTCGACACCGAGGAGATCCGCAAGACGTGGTTCGTGGTGTTCGACGGCGGCGGCCGCGACGAACTGAAGAGCGCCCTGCTGGCGGTCGACCGCGGCAACGGCACGTTCTTCGGCACGTGGTCGTACGACCCGGCGCTCGTCGACGAGGTGTCCGAGTACCTCCTCGCCCACACCGACCACGTCACGCCCTGA